One genomic window of Magnolia sinica isolate HGM2019 chromosome 3, MsV1, whole genome shotgun sequence includes the following:
- the LOC131238663 gene encoding callose synthase 12-like: MSSPHGIHVGLLDRLVIIRTETYGPADMIQYGIVYQLGIANKSTSIAVYLLSWIYVVVVVAIYLVIMHAHDKYSTKEHIYYRAVKLFVICLTTLVVIILLRFTR, from the exons ATGAGCAGTCCACATGGCATACATGTTGGCCTGTTAGACCGTCTTGTAATTATACGGACAGAAACTTATGGTCCAGCTGACATGATACAG TATGGGATTGTATACCAGCTTGGCATTGCCAATAAAAGCACCAGCATTGCCGTCTATTTGTTGTCTTGGATCTATGTGGTTGTGGTTGTTGCTATTTATCTGGTAATCATGCATGCTCATGACAAGTACTCTACGAAGGAGCACATTTACTACCGGGCAGTTAAATTGTTCGTCATCTGCCTCACGACACTGGTGGTTATCATATTGCTGAGATTCACCAGGTGA
- the LOC131240449 gene encoding beta-glucosidase 18-like: MEIKVLKLRMAFAFVAVFLHLCPLISCLPDRSQFPQDFLFGTSTSSYQIEGAYLEDNKSLSNWDVFTHTPGKIKDGSNADVADDHYHRYMEDIELMHSLGVNSYRFSISWSRILPRGRFGEINKAGIEFYNKLIDALILKGIQPFVTLNHYDIPQQLEDRYGAWLSSQIQEDFGYFAEVCFKSFGDRVKYWTTFNEPNVLVKSGYLTGKYPPSRCSKPQGNCTAGESAIEPYIAAHNVILSHATATDIYKRKYQAKQGGSIGIVMSACWYEPLRDIPADRSAAQRALAFDIAWFLDPIIYGDYPPEMHQILGLRLPTFSSTDRRKLQNKLDFIGINHYSTLYAQDCMFFPCNSGATTGDTYALITGEKDGRPIGTPTAMPTFYVVPWGMEKTVMYFKERYNNTPMYITENGYAQDGENGVSKKELLNDMERVEYLRSYVTSLTASMRKGADVRGYFVWSLIDNFEWLYGYTLRFGLYHVDYDTLERTPKLSARWFKQFLNGQKMLKHMGGGDWRSKHMSF; encoded by the exons ATTGAAGGGGCCTACTTGGAAGATAACAAAAGTCTAAGTAATTGGGATGTTTTCACCCACACACcag GAAAAATCAAGGATGGAAGCAATGCAGATGTTGCTGATGACCATTACCATCGTTACATg GAAGACATTGAGTTGATGCATTCCCTTGGAGTGAATTCCTACAGATTTTCCATTTCCTGGTCTAGAATCCTCCCAA GAGGAAGATTTGGTGAGATTAATAAGGCAGGAAttgaattttacaacaaactcATTGATGCTCTCATTCTCAAAG GGATCCAACCATTCGTTACACTAAACCATTACGATATTCCTCAACAACTCGAAGACCGATATGGTGCATGGTTAAGTTCTCAAATTCA AGAAGATTTTGGATACTTCGCGGAAGTTTGTTTTAAGTCTTTTGGGGATAGAGTAAAATATTGGACCACCTTCAATGAACCAAACGTCTTGGTGAAATCCGGTTACCTCACTGGCAAATACCCTCCCTCCCGTTGTTCCAAACCGCAAGGCAATTGCACAGCAGGTGAATCTGCAATAGAGCCATACATTGCAGCCCATAATGTCATATTGTCCCATGCCACCGCGACTGATATTTACAAGAGAAAATATCAG GCTAAACAAGGAGGTTCTATTGGGATCGTGATGTCCGCCTGCTGGTACGAACCGCTTAGAGATATTCCAGCAGATCGTTCGGCAGCTCAGCGGGCCCTTGCTTTCGACATTGCCTg GTTTTTGGATCCTATAATTTATGGAGATTATCCACCTGAAATGCATCAAATATTGGGGTTAAGATTGCCGACATTTTCATCAACTGATCgaagaaaattacaaaataaattgGATTTTATCGGAATTAATCATTATTCAACTCTCTATGCACAAGACTGCATGTTTTTCCCATGCAACTCGGGTGCAACTACAGGAGACACATACGCATTAATCACTGGAGAGAAAGATGGTCGACCAATTGGAACACCG ACTGCGATGCCAACTTTTTACGTGGTACCGTGGGGTATGGAAAAGACTGTAATGTACTTCAAGGAAAGATACAACAATACGCCCATGTACATTACAGAAAATG GGTACGCACAAGATGGTGAAAATGGTGTTTCCAAGAAAGAGCTGCTCAATGACATGGAGAGAGTAGAATATCTACGTAGCTATGTGACTTCCCTAACTGCATCCATGAG GAAAGGAGCTGATGTAAGAGGCTACTTCGTTTGGTCTCTAATCGACAATTTTGAATGGTTGTATGGGTATACGCTACGGTTCGGCCTTTATCATGTGGATTATGATACATTGGAGAGGACTCCAAAACTTTCTGCGCGATGGTTCAAACAATTCCTCAATGGCCAGAAGATGCTAAAACACATGGGTGGAGGTGATTGGAGATCAAAGCACATGTCTTTCTAG